In the genome of Pediococcus claussenii ATCC BAA-344, one region contains:
- a CDS encoding HU family DNA-binding protein, with amino-acid sequence MANKAELVDNVAKKTGLTKKDATAAVEAVFGSVQDNLKKGEKVQLIGFGTFEVRERAARKGRNPQTGKEIEIPASKVPAFKPGKALKDAVK; translated from the coding sequence ATGGCAAACAAAGCAGAGTTAGTTGATAATGTTGCTAAGAAAACAGGTTTAACTAAAAAAGATGCAACAGCTGCTGTTGAAGCAGTATTTGGCTCAGTTCAAGATAACTTGAAGAAGGGCGAAAAAGTTCAATTGATCGGTTTTGGTACTTTTGAAGTACGTGAACGTGCAGCTCGCAAGGGCCGTAACCCTCAAACTGGTAAAGAGATCGAAATTCCTGCAAGTAAGGTTCCTGCCTTCAAACCAGGTAAAGCATTGAAAGATGCTGTTAAATAG
- a CDS encoding CCA tRNA nucleotidyltransferase, whose product MKLTEIPEEFRKARPILKKINDAGFKAYFVGGSVRDSILNKPLHDIDIATSAYPTEIKQIFPKTVDTGIKHGTVMVIDDGTGYEITTFRTEGAYQDFRRPDNVTFVRSLEEDLKRRDFTINALALSEDGNIIDLFGGIKDLNNHMIRAVGDPEERFHEDALRMMRAVRFASQLDFSIEKNTIDAITKNSHLLKKIAVERILVEFEKMMLGKDPSIGISEMLESHMTEFIPESKVITEALNDLSDKKFLNIENTVQLWSIILFTTKQKASEIHSFLKKWKTSNELIQNVQDTVFFLEGMRSNRINNQLLFNTGEKNLENALHISGLFEMDVKNYKKDYEKLTIKSNKELAITGNDLILNDLAEPGPQMGVILKRLKEQVIDGMVANEKNKLLEIAKTIKEL is encoded by the coding sequence TTGAAGTTAACTGAAATTCCCGAAGAGTTTCGTAAAGCACGACCAATTTTAAAAAAAATCAATGATGCTGGATTTAAAGCATATTTTGTTGGGGGAAGCGTTCGGGATTCAATCTTAAACAAGCCTCTGCATGATATTGACATTGCAACGAGTGCTTATCCAACTGAGATTAAACAAATTTTCCCAAAAACTGTTGATACTGGAATTAAACACGGAACAGTTATGGTAATCGACGATGGAACTGGATATGAGATCACAACCTTTCGAACTGAAGGAGCCTATCAAGATTTTCGTCGGCCTGATAATGTAACCTTTGTCAGATCGCTTGAAGAGGACTTGAAGAGGCGAGACTTTACGATTAATGCATTGGCATTAAGTGAAGATGGCAATATAATCGACTTGTTTGGTGGGATCAAAGATCTTAATAATCATATGATCAGAGCAGTAGGAGATCCGGAAGAACGGTTTCACGAAGATGCGTTACGAATGATGCGGGCTGTTCGTTTTGCGAGTCAACTTGATTTTTCAATTGAAAAAAATACCATTGACGCAATTACTAAAAATAGTCATTTGTTGAAAAAAATTGCAGTTGAACGAATCCTAGTTGAATTCGAAAAAATGATGCTGGGAAAAGATCCTAGTATTGGGATTTCTGAAATGCTAGAATCACATATGACGGAATTTATACCAGAATCTAAGGTTATTACAGAGGCCCTCAATGACTTGTCAGATAAAAAGTTCCTTAATATTGAAAATACCGTGCAACTTTGGTCAATAATATTATTTACTACGAAACAGAAAGCTAGTGAAATTCATAGCTTTTTAAAAAAATGGAAAACCTCCAACGAATTAATTCAAAATGTTCAAGACACGGTCTTCTTCCTAGAGGGAATGCGCAGTAATCGAATCAATAATCAATTATTATTTAATACCGGGGAAAAGAATCTTGAAAATGCACTGCACATCAGTGGCTTGTTTGAAATGGATGTAAAAAATTATAAGAAGGACTATGAAAAACTAACTATTAAAAGCAATAAAGAATTGGCGATTACTGGTAATGATTTGATTTTAAATGATTTGGCCGAACCTGGTCCTCAAATGGGAGTGATCCTTAAACGACTTAAAGAGCAAGTGATTGATGGAATGGTTGCCAATGAAAAGAACAAACTACTTGAAATCGCAAAGACAATAAAGGAATTATAG
- the der gene encoding ribosome biogenesis GTPase Der: MANPTVAIVGRPNVGKSTIFNRIAGERISIVEDTPGVTRDRIYAHSEWLGHPFNLIDTGGIDLGDEPFLEEIRSQAEIAIDEADVIVFIVSVKEGVSDADEAVAKILYTAKKPVILAVNKVDNPELRQEIYDFYSLGLGDPYPISGSHGLGTGDLLDAVIAEFPDNEEVVDDPAIRFSLIGRPNVGKSSMVNAILGENRVIVSDIAGTTRDAIDSRFQVDDDEFVMVDTAGIRKKGKVYENTEKYSVIRALKAIDNSDVVLVVLNAEEGIREQDKRVAGYAHEAGRGIIIVVNKWDTLKKDNHTLKDFENTIRSEFAYLSYAPIVFVSAKTKQRLEQLPALIKRVNTNHSRRVQSSALNDVVMDAIAINPTPSENGKRLRVYYATQVSTEPPTFVIFVNDPDLMHFSYARFLENQIRAAFDFEGTPVHLIERRRK; this comes from the coding sequence ATGGCAAATCCAACGGTTGCAATTGTTGGTAGACCTAACGTGGGAAAATCGACGATTTTTAATCGTATTGCGGGTGAACGAATTTCTATCGTTGAAGATACACCCGGTGTGACGCGAGATCGAATTTATGCACATTCAGAATGGTTAGGACATCCTTTCAATTTGATTGATACAGGTGGAATTGATTTGGGAGATGAACCATTTCTAGAAGAAATTAGAAGTCAAGCAGAGATTGCGATTGATGAAGCAGATGTAATTGTATTTATTGTTAGTGTAAAAGAAGGAGTGAGTGACGCTGATGAGGCCGTTGCAAAAATTCTATATACAGCAAAAAAGCCAGTTATATTAGCTGTTAATAAGGTTGATAATCCTGAATTGAGACAAGAAATTTATGATTTTTATAGTCTAGGATTAGGTGATCCGTATCCTATTTCTGGTAGTCATGGACTGGGTACTGGAGATTTATTAGATGCAGTAATTGCTGAATTTCCTGACAATGAAGAGGTTGTTGATGATCCTGCGATTCGTTTTAGTTTAATTGGACGTCCTAATGTTGGTAAATCATCAATGGTTAATGCAATTTTAGGAGAAAATAGGGTGATTGTTTCTGACATTGCGGGTACGACCAGAGATGCAATTGACTCAAGATTTCAAGTTGACGATGATGAATTCGTAATGGTAGATACAGCCGGAATTCGAAAAAAAGGCAAGGTTTACGAGAATACAGAGAAATATAGTGTTATTAGAGCATTGAAAGCAATTGATAACAGTGATGTAGTCCTAGTAGTCTTGAATGCCGAGGAGGGTATTAGAGAGCAGGATAAGCGGGTTGCAGGCTATGCGCATGAAGCAGGTCGTGGGATCATAATTGTTGTAAATAAATGGGATACATTAAAAAAAGACAATCATACATTAAAAGACTTTGAAAATACAATCCGATCTGAGTTTGCTTATTTAAGTTATGCCCCCATTGTCTTTGTATCCGCTAAAACAAAGCAACGGCTCGAACAGTTACCAGCGCTAATCAAAAGGGTTAATACTAACCATTCAAGGCGAGTGCAATCATCAGCATTGAACGATGTTGTTATGGATGCAATTGCAATTAACCCAACTCCAAGTGAGAATGGCAAGCGACTTCGTGTTTATTACGCAACGCAAGTTAGCACGGAACCGCCTACATTTGTTATTTTTGTTAACGATCCGGATTTAATGCATTTTTCATATGCACGTTTTCTTGAGAACCAAATTCGGGCTGCTTTTGATTTTGAGGGTACACCAGTTCACTTAATTGAAAGGCGTCGTAAATAA
- the rpsA gene encoding 30S ribosomal protein S1, whose protein sequence is MVENNVNQNNDLLNAINSVGDVQIGDVVTGEVLDIDDSRQLIVGIQGAGVEGVVPLRELSNKHIDDINEVAKIGDELELVVISKIGNDKEGGSYLLSKKRLEAQAIWKDIQAKEDNNETLEVPVTQVVKGGLVVDAGVRGFIPASMIENRFVNNLSAYEGKTLKVKIIEIDATKNRLILSHKDVLNEERAAKREEVLNSIHEGDIVEGKVARLTNFGAFIDLGGMDGLVHISEISYERVNKPEDVLKVGEDVKVKVLSVDPERNRISLSIKQTLAGPWDDIETKAPVGAVLDGKVKRLTDFGAFVEVFPGVEGLVHISQISHKHIATPGDVLKSGEDVKVKVLDVRPEEHRLALSIKALEEAPKGDNTSSSNNESVNIANDAPEEESGFTLGDLIGNELKGSDKE, encoded by the coding sequence ATGGTCGAAAATAATGTTAATCAAAATAATGATCTATTAAACGCAATTAATAGCGTTGGTGATGTTCAAATTGGTGATGTCGTTACTGGTGAAGTTTTAGACATTGATGATTCTCGTCAATTAATTGTTGGAATTCAAGGTGCTGGTGTCGAAGGGGTCGTACCACTTCGCGAGTTATCAAATAAGCATATTGATGATATTAATGAAGTTGCTAAGATTGGTGATGAATTAGAATTAGTAGTCATTTCTAAGATTGGAAACGATAAAGAGGGTGGAAGTTATTTACTCTCAAAGAAACGTCTTGAAGCTCAAGCAATCTGGAAAGATATTCAGGCTAAAGAAGACAACAATGAAACACTTGAAGTGCCAGTTACCCAAGTTGTTAAGGGTGGTCTAGTAGTTGATGCTGGTGTTCGAGGCTTTATTCCTGCTTCAATGATTGAAAATCGTTTTGTCAATAATCTTTCAGCATATGAAGGTAAAACCTTAAAGGTTAAAATCATTGAAATTGATGCCACAAAAAACCGTTTGATTTTATCTCATAAAGACGTATTAAATGAGGAACGCGCTGCTAAGCGTGAGGAAGTACTTAACTCAATTCACGAGGGTGATATTGTAGAAGGTAAAGTTGCCCGCTTAACTAACTTTGGTGCATTTATCGACCTTGGTGGTATGGACGGTTTAGTCCATATCTCTGAAATTTCATATGAACGAGTTAACAAACCTGAAGATGTCCTCAAAGTTGGCGAGGATGTTAAAGTTAAGGTGTTGTCTGTAGATCCAGAAAGGAATCGTATTTCACTTTCAATTAAACAAACACTAGCTGGACCATGGGATGACATTGAAACAAAGGCTCCTGTTGGTGCTGTGTTGGACGGAAAAGTTAAACGTTTAACTGATTTTGGTGCTTTTGTTGAAGTATTTCCAGGAGTTGAAGGTCTAGTTCATATTTCTCAGATCTCACATAAACATATTGCTACGCCTGGAGATGTTTTGAAGTCTGGCGAAGATGTTAAGGTTAAGGTTTTGGATGTTCGTCCAGAAGAACACCGTCTAGCATTGTCAATTAAGGCACTTGAAGAGGCTCCTAAGGGTGATAACACTAGTTCATCCAATAATGAATCAGTTAATATCGCTAATGATGCTCCTGAAGAAGAATCAGGGTTCACACTAGGTGATTTGATTGGTAACGAATTAAAAGGCTCTGATAAAGAATAA
- a CDS encoding nucleoside 2-deoxyribosyltransferase — protein MTSTKSIYLAGPFFDDNQINRINQVLELLQKNDTVNSDRIFVPMQHQMESEKFGSFRWQVGVFESDIRQVRTADVVVAVLDYSKDGDEVISDPGTVFEIGMAFEHGVPVVLVQFDESKKMNLMLARSYATFFRGDGIQNLASYNFNELPSNILDVDVF, from the coding sequence ATGACTTCGACGAAATCAATTTATTTGGCTGGTCCATTTTTTGATGATAACCAAATCAATCGAATTAATCAGGTACTAGAACTGCTTCAAAAAAATGACACTGTCAATTCTGATAGGATTTTTGTTCCAATGCAACATCAAATGGAAAGTGAAAAATTTGGATCATTTCGTTGGCAAGTTGGTGTTTTTGAAAGTGATATTCGACAGGTTCGGACAGCTGATGTTGTGGTAGCCGTTCTTGATTATTCAAAAGACGGGGATGAGGTCATATCTGATCCAGGAACCGTCTTTGAAATTGGAATGGCCTTTGAACACGGAGTCCCAGTCGTTTTGGTCCAGTTTGATGAATCTAAAAAAATGAATCTAATGTTAGCGCGTAGTTATGCTACATTCTTCCGTGGGGATGGGATTCAAAACTTAGCTTCTTACAACTTTAACGAACTACCTTCTAATATTTTGGATGTCGATGTTTTTTAA
- a CDS encoding thymidylate synthase, giving the protein MLEDQYLNLEKYVLEHGNQKGDRTNTGTLSTFGYQMRFDLSEGFPLLTTKKVPFGLIKSELLWFLKGDTNIKYLLEHKNHIWDEWAFKNWIESEDYVGPDMTDFGHRSQTDSAFRDEYRAQMKIFNDNILNDDDFANKFGDLGDVYGSQWRAWKTRRGDTIDQIANVINMIKETPNSRRMIVSAWNPEDVPTVALPPCHTMFQFYVANGKLSCQLYQRSGDIFLGIPFNIASYALLTEMIAKATGLEVGEFIHTIGDAHIYLNHIEQVKEQLMRTPKKAPKLIFKNTHENIFDYKVDDIVVENYDPYPVIKAPVAV; this is encoded by the coding sequence ATGCTAGAAGATCAATATTTGAATTTAGAAAAATATGTTTTAGAACATGGTAATCAAAAAGGGGATAGGACAAATACTGGAACTTTAAGCACATTTGGATACCAAATGCGTTTTGATTTAAGTGAGGGATTCCCACTCTTAACAACCAAAAAAGTACCCTTTGGATTAATTAAAAGTGAACTGCTGTGGTTTCTTAAGGGTGATACCAATATTAAATACCTGTTAGAACATAAGAATCATATTTGGGATGAGTGGGCATTTAAAAATTGGATTGAGAGCGAAGACTACGTAGGACCGGATATGACCGATTTTGGTCATCGATCACAGACGGATTCTGCGTTCAGAGACGAATATCGCGCCCAGATGAAAATCTTTAATGATAACATTTTGAATGACGATGATTTCGCTAATAAGTTTGGAGATTTAGGTGATGTTTATGGTAGTCAATGGAGGGCTTGGAAAACGCGACGCGGGGATACAATTGATCAGATTGCCAATGTAATTAATATGATCAAGGAAACACCAAATTCAAGGCGAATGATCGTATCTGCCTGGAATCCAGAAGATGTGCCAACAGTAGCACTTCCTCCGTGTCATACCATGTTCCAATTCTATGTTGCAAATGGGAAACTTAGTTGTCAATTGTACCAAAGAAGTGGTGATATTTTTTTAGGAATACCATTTAATATTGCAAGCTATGCTCTTTTAACAGAGATGATTGCAAAAGCAACTGGCCTTGAAGTGGGCGAGTTTATTCATACAATTGGGGACGCACATATCTATTTGAACCATATTGAACAAGTTAAAGAACAACTGATGCGTACTCCTAAAAAAGCACCAAAGCTCATTTTTAAAAATACCCATGAAAATATTTTTGATTACAAGGTTGATGACATCGTTGTTGAAAATTACGACCCATATCCTGTTATTAAAGCGCCAGTAGCAGTATAA
- a CDS encoding YitT family protein, with protein sequence MQKDESLRLIDFVMITLGCCLYGLGLAVINIPNDLSEGGVTGITLILRALLHIDPAFSTLAINIPLIFIGYRFLGKRSLIYTIYGTFALSFSLYIWQRVPISLNIHHDMFIAGILAGLAGGFGSGLVYRFGGTTGGTDVVAKIFEKERGIPMGQTLFALDALVLTASLCYIDVVHMMYTLLAAYVFSRIVNFTQVGSYSDRGLLIISSNPESVAQALMDELLRGASFIHIQGAYSKDEREMVYCVVASNELQVAKRIINRIDPQAFTSIIDVNEALGEGFTYDSPTGKPARK encoded by the coding sequence ATGCAAAAAGATGAATCACTTCGTCTGATTGATTTTGTTATGATTACACTTGGTTGTTGTCTCTACGGTCTTGGTTTAGCAGTTATTAACATTCCTAATGATCTTTCAGAAGGTGGAGTTACAGGTATTACCCTTATTTTAAGGGCGCTTCTTCACATTGATCCAGCGTTCTCCACGCTGGCAATTAATATTCCGTTAATTTTTATTGGATATCGTTTTTTAGGTAAACGTTCTCTGATTTATACAATTTATGGAACCTTTGCCCTTTCGTTTTCATTATATATATGGCAACGTGTTCCCATATCGTTAAATATTCATCATGATATGTTTATTGCCGGTATTTTAGCTGGTTTAGCAGGCGGTTTTGGTAGTGGGCTTGTATATCGTTTTGGCGGAACGACCGGCGGAACGGACGTAGTTGCGAAGATATTTGAAAAAGAACGTGGGATTCCAATGGGACAGACTCTATTCGCGCTAGATGCTTTGGTTCTAACAGCATCCCTTTGCTATATAGACGTAGTTCACATGATGTATACTCTCCTCGCAGCCTATGTTTTCTCTAGAATTGTTAACTTTACACAAGTAGGTTCATATTCAGACCGTGGTCTCTTAATTATCAGTAGTAACCCCGAATCAGTTGCTCAGGCTTTAATGGACGAACTTTTAAGGGGTGCTTCTTTTATTCATATACAGGGTGCCTATTCTAAAGATGAACGGGAAATGGTTTACTGTGTTGTTGCTTCAAATGAACTGCAAGTTGCTAAAAGAATAATCAATCGAATTGATCCACAAGCATTTACGTCTATTATTGATGTAAACGAAGCACTTGGCGAAGGATTTACCTATGATTCCCCTACCGGAAAACCTGCTCGAAAATAA
- a CDS encoding dihydrofolate reductase, which produces MIALIVAMDNKRGIGKNNTIPWHLPDDVKFFKDTTTGHSVIMGRKTFESIGKPLRNRQNIVITRAFEQYVDKENLQFVHSMDEVEEYIDTHAEQDFFVIGGSKVYQEFSNLADRIYLTQIKADFECDTFAPEFNLSEYKLIEQKEVDTPIAHEFQTWQRK; this is translated from the coding sequence ATGATTGCATTAATTGTTGCAATGGATAACAAGCGTGGTATTGGAAAAAATAATACTATTCCTTGGCATTTACCAGATGATGTTAAATTTTTTAAAGATACAACTACAGGTCACAGCGTCATCATGGGAAGAAAAACCTTTGAATCAATCGGAAAACCGTTAAGGAATAGGCAAAATATTGTAATAACGAGAGCTTTTGAACAATATGTTGATAAGGAAAATCTTCAATTCGTTCACTCAATGGATGAAGTGGAAGAATATATTGATACACACGCTGAACAAGATTTTTTTGTGATTGGTGGTTCAAAAGTTTATCAAGAATTTAGTAACTTAGCCGATAGAATATATTTGACTCAAATTAAGGCGGATTTTGAATGTGATACTTTTGCTCCCGAATTCAATCTTAGTGAATATAAATTGATTGAACAAAAAGAAGTTGATACACCGATTGCCCATGAGTTTCAAACTTGGCAGCGGAAGTAA
- a CDS encoding ABC-F family ATP-binding cassette domain-containing protein has protein sequence MQTLKAEKLTKTYGEKTLFNKINFIINEQDRIGLIGMNGTGKTNLLNAIANVDPADSGEIIVPNDYSISYLRQTPDFNTDMTVRNAIYNGDQPVFAAINNYENAVNAYAANSLSDDVIKRFNNAEAEMNRLDAWNTESDIKTILTQLHIGNLDSPIDSLSGGQVKRVALAQALLEKSDLLILDEPTNHLDFDSITWLETYLKNYPGAILLVTHDRYFLDRVTNHIWELSFGDLIEYQGNYQKYLEQKAIRDEQLSSSQTKAKKLYKSELEWMKRGPQGRGTKQQARINRFNELSDNVNASIQNQDNVEIDFAQRRLGKKVINIKNASLTIDNKTILSDFSELIQAGERIGITGENGAGKSSFLNSIAGKLSLDKGTIELGETVHLGYYTQQTEPIPGNERIISYLSKVGQEVVNSEGERISVASLLERFLFPSNMHGSLIRKLSGGEKRRLYLIKILMEQPNVLLLDEPTNDLDIPTLTVLEDYLAKFNGTVLTVSHDRYFLDKTSDRLLIFEGNGRILNYQKSISDYLAKQSDLSQSHVSEKKENSKVKTLVKKRTYMEQKEWELIEGDIAKLEKTQSRIENQMGETGVDYGKLSELQNELNEINLELSEKMDRWEYLADFEQ, from the coding sequence ATGCAAACTTTAAAAGCTGAAAAGCTAACAAAAACTTATGGTGAAAAAACACTTTTTAACAAAATTAATTTTATTATTAATGAACAAGACCGCATTGGATTAATTGGTATGAATGGAACAGGTAAAACTAATCTGTTAAATGCAATTGCTAACGTTGATCCAGCAGATTCTGGAGAGATAATCGTTCCAAACGATTACTCAATATCCTATTTGCGTCAAACTCCAGATTTCAACACAGATATGACTGTTCGTAATGCCATTTATAATGGTGATCAACCCGTTTTTGCTGCCATAAATAACTATGAGAACGCTGTTAATGCATATGCAGCAAATTCGTTATCAGATGATGTTATTAAGCGATTTAATAATGCTGAAGCTGAGATGAATCGTTTGGACGCGTGGAATACAGAAAGTGACATTAAAACGATTCTAACGCAGTTGCACATTGGAAACCTTGACAGTCCTATTGACAGTTTATCTGGTGGACAGGTGAAACGAGTAGCTTTGGCACAGGCATTATTAGAAAAATCTGACTTACTAATTTTGGACGAGCCAACTAATCATTTGGATTTTGATTCAATTACGTGGTTGGAGACATATTTAAAAAACTATCCCGGAGCTATTTTATTGGTCACACATGACCGTTATTTCTTAGATCGTGTTACAAATCATATTTGGGAATTATCATTTGGTGACCTGATTGAATACCAGGGAAATTATCAAAAGTATTTGGAACAAAAGGCAATTCGGGATGAGCAATTATCTAGTAGTCAAACTAAGGCGAAAAAGCTCTATAAATCCGAATTAGAATGGATGAAACGCGGGCCGCAAGGACGTGGAACAAAGCAACAGGCAAGAATTAACCGATTTAATGAGTTAAGCGATAATGTGAATGCCTCGATTCAAAACCAAGATAACGTTGAAATTGATTTTGCACAACGCAGACTGGGTAAAAAGGTAATTAATATTAAAAATGCTTCATTGACTATTGATAATAAAACAATTCTATCTGATTTTTCTGAGCTGATTCAGGCGGGTGAACGAATTGGTATTACAGGTGAAAATGGAGCCGGAAAATCAAGCTTTTTAAATAGTATCGCTGGTAAACTTTCTCTCGATAAGGGAACAATTGAGCTGGGGGAAACTGTTCACTTAGGATATTACACACAACAAACAGAACCGATTCCGGGTAACGAGCGAATTATTAGCTACTTATCAAAGGTTGGACAGGAGGTTGTTAATTCTGAAGGCGAACGAATTAGTGTTGCGAGTTTATTGGAACGTTTTCTTTTTCCAAGCAACATGCATGGAAGCTTAATTCGTAAGTTGTCAGGTGGAGAAAAAAGGCGACTCTATTTAATTAAAATATTGATGGAGCAACCAAACGTTTTATTGTTAGATGAACCAACTAATGATTTGGATATTCCAACTTTAACCGTTTTAGAAGATTATTTGGCTAAGTTTAATGGGACTGTTTTAACAGTTTCGCATGACCGTTATTTCTTGGATAAAACCAGTGATCGTCTTTTGATTTTTGAAGGAAATGGAAGAATACTCAATTATCAAAAGTCAATTTCAGATTATCTGGCTAAACAAAGCGATCTTTCTCAAAGTCATGTTAGTGAAAAAAAGGAAAATAGCAAAGTTAAGACGTTAGTGAAAAAACGAACATACATGGAACAAAAAGAATGGGAGTTAATTGAAGGTGACATTGCTAAGCTAGAAAAAACACAATCAAGAATTGAAAATCAGATGGGTGAAACCGGTGTTGACTATGGTAAACTTTCTGAGTTGCAAAATGAGTTAAATGAGATTAACTTAGAACTATCTGAAAAAATGGATCGATGGGAGTATCTGGCAGATTTTGAACAATAA
- a CDS encoding tetratricopeptide repeat protein, translating into MNNTTYSEQTLNAIESGDIEEDNRLFSWALRKDDDETIYNLAGELFAIGYDTKALRIYQKLMKKYPADSEFKIDSAEILIDQGKNDEAIELLDSVDPDSENYLQALLVAADLYQTEELFEVSESKLLEAYSIAPDEPAIVFALAELYNNMQDYEQATKYYLDLIQRGIPKFAQTNLVERLANSYAAAGKFETAIAYFDQIHEKDLTPNILFQTGLTYLQLKENERAREAFERVIEMDATFASVYPYLVQTYAEDEDWKNALKAAQEGLGVDSYNIDLYLQAATMAEHLQQVDEVEEFLRKGYQTDPENVEILIRLTDFLNRQDNYQNTLKILENVEFTDPQLEWNYAIASWHQDDIHQASESFEAVGDALDDNAVFLKDYFTFLIEQGEVEKAVSKLRKYVLLEPEDIEMQDQLMQYEEQGY; encoded by the coding sequence ATGAATAATACAACATATTCTGAACAAACTTTAAATGCTATTGAATCTGGTGATATTGAAGAGGATAATCGATTATTTAGTTGGGCACTGCGTAAAGATGATGATGAAACCATCTACAATTTAGCTGGAGAATTATTTGCAATTGGCTATGATACTAAAGCATTAAGGATATATCAAAAATTAATGAAAAAATATCCTGCTGATTCTGAGTTTAAAATTGATTCAGCGGAAATTTTAATTGATCAAGGAAAAAACGATGAGGCAATTGAACTACTAGATAGTGTAGATCCAGATTCGGAAAATTATCTTCAGGCGCTGCTGGTTGCAGCTGATTTATATCAAACTGAGGAATTGTTTGAGGTCTCAGAAAGTAAGCTATTAGAAGCATATTCAATAGCCCCTGATGAACCAGCGATTGTTTTTGCTTTAGCTGAATTGTACAACAATATGCAAGATTATGAGCAGGCTACAAAATATTATCTAGATTTAATTCAACGTGGAATTCCTAAATTTGCTCAAACAAATTTGGTTGAAAGATTGGCTAATTCATATGCAGCAGCAGGTAAATTTGAAACTGCTATCGCTTATTTTGACCAAATTCACGAGAAGGATTTAACGCCAAATATCCTTTTTCAAACTGGATTAACGTACTTACAGTTAAAAGAAAACGAACGTGCTCGTGAAGCTTTTGAACGAGTTATAGAAATGGATGCAACTTTTGCTTCTGTATATCCCTATCTTGTTCAAACTTATGCGGAAGATGAGGATTGGAAGAATGCCCTGAAGGCTGCGCAGGAAGGGCTTGGGGTTGACAGTTACAACATTGATTTGTATCTGCAGGCCGCTACAATGGCTGAACATTTACAACAGGTGGACGAAGTCGAAGAATTTTTGAGAAAGGGATATCAAACTGATCCCGAAAATGTGGAAATTTTAATTAGATTAACTGATTTTTTGAATCGACAGGATAACTATCAAAATACATTAAAGATCCTAGAAAATGTCGAGTTTACGGATCCACAACTTGAATGGAATTACGCGATCGCATCATGGCATCAAGACGATATTCACCAAGCAAGCGAGTCATTTGAAGCTGTTGGTGATGCCTTGGATGACAACGCAGTCTTCCTGAAAGATTACTTTACTTTTTTGATTGAACAGGGTGAAGTTGAAAAGGCAGTTTCGAAACTACGAAAATATGTATTGTTGGAACCCGAAGATATTGAGATGCAGGACCAGTTAATGCAGTATGAGGAGCAAGGATATTAA